The Penaeus monodon isolate SGIC_2016 chromosome 5, NSTDA_Pmon_1, whole genome shotgun sequence genome window below encodes:
- the LOC119572895 gene encoding uncharacterized protein LOC119572895: MFTSLCRLVPRRWVMKTVRNVACFILVASVTGCIGNGTSSLSRESDCNGNSPDCFNWILNVDLFCNSTCDSTLQYRLSGICKTICMNSSLPNPLQCNQHGIDIQPLLEFSFVNCSTGQQYWQHPMDDNMFIECDPSGPRVKSCEPGTVWDQGLLKCTSCRGDHPDCSLWVLNIESFCKSMSKNCSGHHRLVKICQRLCGPCDV; the protein is encoded by the exons ATGTTCACTTCTCTCTGTCgtcttgtaccacggcggtgggTGATGAAGACTGTAAGAAACGTTGCTTGTTTCATTCTTGTAGCATCTGTAACGG GTTGCATAGGAAACGGCACGTCTTCACTGTCAAGAGAAAGTGATTGCAATGGCAACAGTCCCGACTGTTTCAATTGGATTTTGAATGTCGACTTATTTTGCAACTCAACTTGTGATAGCACACTGCAATACAGACTGTCGGGAATCTGTAAAACCATTTGTATGAATTCTTCATTGCCCAATCCTTTACAATGCAATCAACATGGCATCGACATCCAACCATTATTAGAATTTTCGTTCGTTAATTGTTCAACTGGACAGCAATATTGGCAACACCCTATGGACGACAACATGTTCATCGAATGCGACCCATCCGGCCCAAGGGTGAAATCGTGTGAGCCTGGAACAGTATGGGATCAAGGTTTGCTAAAGTGCACAAGTTGCAGAGGCGACCATCCAGATTGCTCGTTATGGGTTCTCAATATTGAGAGTTTTTGCAAATCAATGTCGAAGAACTGCTCTGGCCACCATCGGCTCGTTAAAATATGCCAGAGACTATGTGGACCTTGTGATGTTTAA
- the LOC119573406 gene encoding carboxypeptidase A2-like, with translation MAGQTFFRSMAVVVAPVANPDGYEYSLARNVLWRKNRRQTLNPACSGVDLNRNWSEGWGDPSGSSGDPCANTYRGNASFSEPETQALRDLALAWFDKLTLHISIHSYGGYLLYPWFYTTADISTKPQLRKIAKRMKKYMRDNGHQIQIGQGSKVLYKASGVASDYLHAAGLQYTYVLELPGFSFVPNPQRILPVGRSVWDTLVCAVGDVVGTKDSRCFCGKRIVRVTLSDEREMSVWISKDVPGKEAKQMILDAFSGHDRDLNQAPLAMTAKIALVFE, from the exons ATGGCCGGCCAGACCTTCTTCAGGAgcatggcggtggtggtggcacCCGTCGCCAACCCCGACGGCTACGAGTACTCCCTCGCCAGGAACGTGCTGTGGCGTAAGAACCGGCGGCAGACCTTGAACCCGGCGTGCTCTGGCGTCGACCTCAACCGCAACTGGAGCGAGGGCTGGGGCGACCCCTCTGGGTCCAGCGGCGACCCCTGCGCCAACACCTACCGCGGCAACGCAAGCTTTTCCGAGCCCGAGACGCAGGCACTCCGCGACCTGGCCCTCGCCTGGTTCGACAAGCTCACCCTCCACATCAGTATTCATAGCTACGGCGGCTATTTACTCTATCCTTGGTTCTACACGACAGCGGACATTTCGACGAAACCACAGCTGCGCAAAATCGCCAAGAGAATGAAGAAATACATGAGAGATAACGGTCACCAGATTCag ATTGGCCAAGGTTCCAAGGTCCTCTACAAAGCATCCGGAGTTGCCAGTGACTACCTCCACGCCGCTGGCCTACAGTACACCTACGTCCTCGAGCTTCCTGGGTTTTCCTTCGTGCCGAACCCCCAGAGAATCCTCCCCGTGGGTCGGTCGGTCTGGGACACGCTGGTCTGCGCGGTCGGCGACGTCGTGGGGACCAAAGACAGCCGGTGCTTCTGCGGCAAACGTATCGTTAGGGTCACTCTTAGCGATGAGAGGGAGATGTCCGTGTGGATCAGCAAGGACGTGCCTGGGAAGGAAGCGAAGCAGATGATTCTCGATGC CTTCTCTGGCCATGACCGTGACCTGAATCAAGCACCTCTGGCCATGACTGCGAAAATTGCTCTGGTCTTCGAGTAA